In Erigeron canadensis isolate Cc75 chromosome 1, C_canadensis_v1, whole genome shotgun sequence, a single window of DNA contains:
- the LOC122598352 gene encoding spliceosome-associated protein 130 A: MYLYNLTLQQATGIICAINGSFSGGNKSQEIVVARGKVLELLRPDENGKIQSILSVDVFGAIRSLAQFRLTGAQKDYIVVGSDSGRIVILEYNKEKNVFNQVHKETFGKSGSRRIVPGQYLAVDPKGRAVMIGACEKQKLVYVLNRDSAARLTISSPLEAHKSHTITYSIVGVDCGFDNPIFAAIELDYSEADQDSTGQAASEAQKQLTFYELDLGLNHVSRKWSEQVDNGANMLVTVPGGGDGPSGVLVCAENFVIYKNQGHPDVRAVIPRRADLPAERGVLIVSATMHKQKSMFFFLLQTEYGDVFKVTLDHDNERVTELKIKYFDTIPVSSAMCVMKLGFLFAASEFGNHALYQFQAIGADPDVESSSATLMETDEGFQPVFFKPRGLKNLVRIDQVESLMPILDMKVVNLFEEETPQIFTLCGRGPRSSLRILRPGLAISEMAVSQLPGVPSAVWTVKRNVNDEFDAYIVVSFANATLVLSIGETVEEVNDSGFLDTTPSLAVSLVGDDSLMQVHPSGIRHIREDGRINEWRTPGKRTIVKVGSNRLQVVIALSGGELIYFEVDMTGQLMEIEKHEMSGDVACLDIAPVPEGRQRSRFLAVGSYDNTIRILSLDPDDCMQVLSMQSVSSPPESLLFLEVQASVGGEDGADHPASLFLNSGLQSGVLFRTVVDMITGQLSDARSRFLGLRAPKLFSILVRGRRAMLCLSSRPWLGYVHQGHFLLTPLSYESLEYAASFSSDQCAEGVVAVAGDALRVFTIERLGETFNETAIPLRYTPRKFVFHPKRKLLVTIESDQGAFPAELRESAKKECFEAAGQGENGKLEIENGGDDEDKDDPLSDEQYGYPKAETDKWVSCIRVLDPKSAETTCLLELQDNEAAFSICTVNFHDKEYGTLLAVGTAKGLQFWPKRSLTAGYIHIYRFVKDGKSLELLHKTQVDGVPLALCQFQGRLLAGIGSTLRLYDLGKKRLLRKCENKLFPNTINSIHTYRDRIYVGDIQESFHYCKYRRDENQLYVFADDSVPRWLTAAYHVDFDTMAGADKFGNIYFVRLPQDVSDEIEEDPTGGKIKWEQGKLNGAPNKVEEIVQFHVGDVVTCMQKASLIPGGVECVMYGTVMGSLGALLAFSSRDDVDFFNHLEMHMRQEHPPLCGRDHMAYRSAYFPVKDVIDGDLCEQYPTLPIDMQRKIAEELDRTPGEILKKLEEVRNKIV, from the exons ATGTATCTCTACAATCTCACTCTCCAACAAGCCACCGGAATCATCTGCGCAATCAACGGCAGCTTCTCCGGCGGCAACAAATCACAAGAAATCGTCGTCGCACGTGGCAAGGTCCTCGAGCTTTTACGTCCCGACGAAAACGGTAAAATCCAATCAATACTTTCAGTTGATGTTTTTGGTGCTATTAGATCCTTAGCTCAATTTAGGTTAACTGGTGCTCAAAAGGATTATATTGTTGTCGGTTCGGATTCGGGTCGGATCGTTATTTtagaatataataaagaaaaaaatgtgtttAATCAAGTTCATAAAGAAACTTTCGGAAAATCCGGTAGTCGGCGGATTGTACCTGGTCAGTATTTAGCTGTAGATCCGAAAGGTAGGGCGGTTATGATTGGTGCTTGTGAGAAACAGAAACTTGTTTATGTTTTGAATAGGGATAGTGCGGCTAGGTTAACGATATCGAGTCCTTTAGAAGCACATAAGTCTCATACGATAACGTATTCGATTGTTGGTGTGGATTGTGGTTTTGATAATCCGATATTTGCTGCTATTGAGTTGGATTATAGTGAGGCAGATCAGGATAGTACAGGGCAGGCTGCGAGTGAGGCTCAAAAGCAGTTGACGTTTTATGAGTTGGATTTAGGACTTAATCATGTTTCTAGGAAGTGGTCTGAGCAGGTGGATAATGGGGCGAATATGCTTGTGACGGTTCCAGGTGGTGGTGATGGGCCGAGTGGGGTGTTGGTTTGTGCGGagaattttgttatttataagaATCAGGGGCATCCGGATGTTAGGGCGGTTATTCCTCGACGAGCGGATTTGCCTGCTGAACGGGGGGTTTTGATTGTTTCGGCTACTATGCATAAACAGAAGtcaatgtttttctttttgttgcaGACGGAGTATGGAGATGTGTTTAAGGTTACGCTTGATCATGATAATGAGAGGGTTACAGAGTTGAAGATTAAGTATTTTGATACTATACCTGTGTCGTCTGCTATGTGTGTTATGAAGTTGGGGTTTCTGTTTGCGGCTTCTGAGTTTGGGAATCACGCATTGTATCAGTTTCAGGCTATTGGTGCTGACCCTGATGTGGAGTCATCTTCAGCTACGTTGATGGAAACTGATGAAGGGTTCCAGCCGGTGTTTTTCAAGCCTAGAGGGTTGAAGAATCTTGTGAGAATTGACCAGGTGGAGAGCTTGATGCCAATTTTGGACATGAAAGTTGTGAATTTGTTTGAGGAAGAGACACCTCAGATATTTACACTTTGTGGGCGTGGCCCTCGTTCTTCTCTTAGGATACTGAGACCGGGGCTTGCTATCAGTGAAATGGCAGTATCACAGCTTCCGGGTGTCCCTAGTGCGGTTTGGACTGTTAAGAGGAACGTTAATGATGAATTTGATGCTTACATTGTTGTTTCGTTTGCAAATGCAACGCTCGTGCTTTCTATTGGCGAGACTGTGGAAGAAGTTAATGACAGTGGGTTTCTTGACACCACACCGTCACTTGCTGTTTCATTGGTTGGTGATGATTCTCTTATGCAAGTACATCCTAGTGGTATTAGACATATAAGGGAAGATGGTCGTATTAATGAATGGAGAACTCCTGGTAAAAGAACTATCGTTAAGGTTGGATCGAATCGACTTCAAGTGGTTATCGCATTGAGTGGAGGAGAGCTTATATACTTTGAGGTAGATATGACCGGACAGTTAATGGAAATCGAGAAACATGAAATGTCAGGTGACGTGGCTTGTTTAGATATAGCCCCAGTTCCTGAAGGAAGGCAAAGATCGCGTTTTCTAGCTGTTGGCTCTTATGATAATACTATCAGGATCTTATCTTTGGATCCTGATGACTGTATGCAGGTTCTTAGCATGCAAAGTGTATCCTCACCTCCTGAGTCACTTCTTTTTCTCGAGGTCCAGGCTTCTGTAGGTGGGGAGGATGGTGCTGACCACCCGGCCAGTCTTTTTCTGAACTCGGGTCTTCAAAGCGGGGTTCTATTTAGGACCGTTGTGGATATGATTACCGGCCAACTTTCGGATGCACGGTCACGGTTTTTGGGACTTAGAGCTCCTAAACTGTTCTCCATACTAGTGAGAGGAAGACGAGCCATGCTTTGTTTGTCGAGTAGACCGTGGCTTGGTTATGTTCACCAAGGACATTTTCTTTTGACCCCCCTGTCTTATGAATCTCTTGAATATGCAGCCTCGTTTTCATCTGATCAGTGTGCTGAAGGTGTGGTTGCTGTTGCTGGGGATGCTTTAAGAGTTTTCACTATAGAAAGATTAGGggaaacatttaatgaaactgCTATACCTTTGCGATAcacaccaagaaagtttgtgttcCATCCTAAAAGGAAACTTTTGGTAACAATCGAGAGTGATCAGGGCGCGTTTCCAGCTGAGCTGCGTGAAAGCGCTAAAAAGGAGTGCTTCGAGGCAGCAGGACAGGGGGAGAACGGGAAATTGGAGATAGAAAATGGTGGCGATGATGAAGACAAAGATGACCCGCTTTCTGATGAACAATATGGTTACCCAAAAGCTGAGACGGATAAATGGGTTTCTTGCATTCGGGTTCTTGACCCAAAGTCAGCCGAGACGACATGTCTATTGGAGCTTCAAGATAATGAGGCTGCTTTCAGTATATGTACTGTGAACTTCCATGACAAGGAATATGGAACCCTTTTAGCTGTGGGTACAGCAAAAGGTCTCCAGTTTTGGCCTAAAAGATCCTTGACAGCTggatatattcatatttatcgGTTTGTAAAAGATGGAAAATCGCTTGAACTTTTGCACAAAACCCAAGTTGATGGTGTTCCTCTTGCATTATGCCAGTTTCAAGGAAGATTGCTTGCTGGGATTGGATCTACTCTTAGGCTTTATGATCTGGGAAAAAAAAGGTTGCTTAGAAAGTGTGAGAATAAGCTGTTTCCGAATACAATCAATTCCATCCATACATACCGTGATCGAATTTATGTGGGAGACATTCAAGAG TCATTTCATTATTGCAAGTATAGAAGGGATGAAAACCAACTGTATGTATTTGCTGATGACTCTGTTCCAAGATGGCTTACAGCAGCATACCATGTAGACTTTGACACGATGGCAGGAGCGGATAAGTTTGGGAACATATATTTTGTGCGGTTGCCACAGGATGTATCGGATGAAATTGAAGAAGATCCAACAGGTGGGAAGATTAAGTGGGAGCAGGGGAAGCTTAATGGAGCTCCGAATAAGGTTGAAGAGATCGTGCAATTTCATGTAGGTGATGTGGTGACATGCATGCAAAAAGCATCTTTAATTCCTGGTGGTGTGGAGTGTGTTATGTATGGGACTGTTATGGGTAGTTTAGGGGCGTTGCTGGCATTTAGCTCCCGAGATGATGTGGATTTCTTTAATCACTTGGAGATGCACATGCGACAGGAACATCCACCATTGTGTGGAAGAGATCACATGGCTTATAGATCTGCCTATTTTCCTGTTAAG GATGTGATTGACGGTGACCTGTGTGAACAGTACCCTACATTGCCTATTGATATGCAGCGGAAAATTGCAGAGGAATTGGATAGGACTCCTGGAGAGATTCTGAAAAAGCTGGAAGAAGTCAGGAACAAGATTGTCTAA